The genomic stretch CTTCGTGCTCAGCGTAGAAACCGCGAGCCTGCTCAACGGTCAGGTGCAGCATTTTGGTGCCAACAATTTTGAACCCTGCAGATTCAAAGCGAGCGAAGATGCTGCCAATAACGTTTTTTGCCACCGCGTTTGGTTTGATGATGGAAAAAGTACGTTCAATAGCCATGATAACCTCTGTCAATGTTCTGTTGTTTTGCATACCTGAGTATGGTGTGGCGCGGATTATAATGAGCAATAGCGCCATTGCCTATGGATTCAGGTAACATTTTTTTAAAATAAGACGAGTTTTAGCAACAGCTCACATCTGAAAGCTATTTTCAGGTCACTGCAGCGTAAAATTCACCGTCGCGACCTGACCGGTCTCATCCATAACGAGTAACTGATAATCGCCCGATTTATCAAGCTGTAATGTGTAAACTCTTCCCTTCACATTCAGCGGTTCACCGTTCAAAAACCACCAGCGCTCACCGCTATTGCCGGTCGCCTGAAGCGGCAGCGAAACGCGGGATTCCCCCGGCAGACGTTTGATGACGGCCCCTTCACGCACGCCGGTCAGAATGAGGGGCGCAGATGCGTCCTGCGACAGCGGAGGACAGGTGGTTGATGAAGGAGGGACCCTTACCGCGCGACGCTCGGTCGCTGGCAGCCACGGCTCCAGCGGCAGCGGCCAGACATCCAGGAATTTTTCAGTTGCATCAGGGCAATCTGCCGCCATGCGTTTACCCGTTTTATCCAGCCAGACCGGAAAACGAATGCCGCGTATCCCTTCCTGTTCGGGCAATAGCAGCGTGGGCGGTTCACTCCCTTCCAGCAGCCAGGTCGACAGGCGACGTCGACAGTTTTCACTGCCTTCCGGCAGCGACTGGCCGCCCGGCCAGCAGATCACGCCCCGCCCGACGCTTGCCGGACGCGGATCGCGCGGCAGACGGGCTTCGTCTACCGTTGAGCGCGACTGAAGCAGGTTATTGACCTGGTTTAACAGCGGAACCGCACTGGCAAACCCAAACTGACCAGCCACGGGCGTGCCGTCCGGTCGTCCGGTCCAGATGCCAATCACATAACGGGCATTCAGACCGATGGCCCAAGCATCACGGTAGCCGTAGCTGGTACCGGTTTTCCACGCCAGCGGCGCAACCTGCGGTAGCGCATTATCCGGCAGCGGCTGCGCTTCATTAGCCAGAATACGGCGAATAATCCACGCCGAGCCGGGTGATAACAGCGGACGTTCAGTCAGCGGATCGCCCGGCTGCAGGCGTAGCCTACCCGCCTTACCGTGTCGGGCAAAAGCACTGTAGGCCGCAGCGATATCTGCCAGCCGGGCGCCTGCCCCGCCGAGGATCAGGGACAGATTCGGCTGCGCCCCCGCGGGCAGGATCAGCGGCAAGCCTGCGTTGCTCAGCATCCCGGCAAAACGTTTTGGCCCGTAGGCTTCCAGTACCTGTACCGCGGGCAGGTTGAGGGAGCGCACCAGCGCTTCACTCATGCTGACCGGTCCGTGGAACCCGCTGTCAAAATTTCCGGGCCGATAGTCACCGGTTTTTCTGGGAACGTCCTGAAGCAGCGAGGCGGGATGGATCAGGCCATCGTCCAGCGCCATACCGTAAATAAAGGGCTTTAACACCGATCCCGGGGATCGGATCGCATTGACCATATCCACGTGGCTGAAACGCGTGTCATCGTTGATATCCACCGATCCCACCCAGCCGCGCACTTTCATATCGGTGTGATCGACCACGATCATCGCCAGCGAGCTGCGTGCCGGCAGGCGGGATTTCCAGTTTATCGCCAGCTCTTCCAGCTGCCGCTGCAGTCCGGCATCCAGCGTGGTGACAATTTTTGCGTTGCGACTTTTGCCGAGCATCATCCGCGCAAAGAGCGGCGCCAGCTGCGGCATCTGTCGGGGCGCCAGCCATACCGATTCTTCCCGCGATTCTTTGACCTGCTTTGCGGACCAGACCCCCTGCGTCGCCATGCGGTCGAGCACTTTATTGCGCGCCGCTTCGGCCCGTTCAGGCCAGCGATCCGGGCGTAAACGACTCGGTGCCTGCGGCAGCACCGCCAGCAGAGCCGCGTCGGAATAGCTGAGTTGCGACGGCGGCTTGCCGAGATAGGTCCAGCTTGCCGCCCCGACGCCCTGCAGCGTGCCGCCAAACGGCGCGCGGTTGAGATAAAGCGTGAGAATTTCGCGTTTGGAAAGATGCCACTCCAGCTGCATCGCCCGCCAGAGTTGACGAACTTTGCCGCCAAAGGTACGCGGATGCGGATCCAGCAGTCGCGCGACCTGCATGGTGAGCGTGCTTCCGCCAGAGACGACCTTGCCAGAACTGAGATCCTGCCAGGCGGCGCGCAGGACAGAAAGCGGGTTTACGCCGGGGTGATCCCAGAACCAGCGATCTTCGTACTGGATGAGCGCCTCAAGATAACGGGGAGAGACCTCTTCGATCGTCACCGGATAGCGCCAGATCCCGTCGCTATCGGCAAAACGCCAGAGCGGCGTGCCCTTCTCATCCACCACCACCCGGGCGGGGTTAACCTCTTTCAGAGGCAACGGCCACAGGCGGTCGGCAACGATAATCAGCCCCCATAAAACGAGAAGCGCTCCCGCCAGCCATAGCCAGCGGGAGCGTGTCAGACGTGCCATTCGCATTTTACGGAACAACAATCAGCGGGCCGCTGGCCGCCCCCGTTGCCCGCCACTGTGGAACGTACATAGACTCCACCATCGGAACTGGCACCTGGTAGGTTCCCGGCGTCACGGCGCGGGCCAGATAGACCAGCGTGACCGGCTGGCCTTCATTTACCGGTACGGCAGCCACAAAGCGGTCGTCGCGGAATTCCATATGCTGAATGTCCGCCTGCTGCATCTGGCTGAGCAGGTTCTGTACCTCACTGCCGCTGTCCTGCAGGCTGGCGCTGCTGCTCGCCAGATTCTGGTTTTCCAGCTCCAGACCCGCAGGGAGGAGATCCACCACCAGCGCGTCCGGCACGTTCTGGCTGGCTTTAACTTCCAGCCAGACCAGCACCAGTTCACCGCTCTTCAGCGAAGAGAGCGATTTACTGCTGCCATCGGTTGCCAGGATATGACGTTCCACCTGCAGCACATTCGAGCTCGGCTGTGGGGCATATTCCGGATAACCGGTGCTGTCCAGGCGTACCCACAGCGGTGTTGTCCCGGTATTGGTCACCTGTAGCGCGCCAAGCTGGTCGCCGCTCACGTTTTGTACCAGCGACTTATCGCCGCCTGATGCGGCCTCAGACAGAGACGTTTTTGCCTGCCACGCACCGGACAGGGTTTGCAGCGAACGTCCTGCCAGGAACAGCGCGTTGCTCTCCTGCGTTGACAGCCAGCGCTGGCTGAAGGCCTGTTCAGACAGGGCATTCAGCAGCGTATTTTGCGCATCCGGCAGCAGCTTGTACTCCTCCAGAAGAGAGAGCATCAGCGCGTTATCGCGAAGCTGGCTACCGTAATCGGCCATCCAGGTTTTGCTGTCGTTGCGCGGCGTTTTGAGCGCCAGATCCAGCGCCTGCTGGCTGCGCGGGGCATCGCCCATCAGTTTGAGCGCCATGCCCAGCTGCATCAGCGGCAGACCGGACGCCGCCTGAGCGTGACGATCCCAGATTTCACGCAGCGCGCCCAGCGGCGCTTTTTGCTGACGTGCCAGCACCAGCGCGGCATAGGCCTGCACGGCGAACTTGCTGGCCTGCGTATCGTCGCTGTAGCGAATAGACATCATGCCCGGGTCCTGCAGGTAGCGCAGCAACCGGCTATTGGCATTATTCACCGCATCGGCAGGCACGCTGTAGCCCTGCTCGCCCGCACGGATCAGGAAGTCGGTCACGTAGGCCGTCAGCCAGTACTCTTCCGGACCGTTTTTATCCCACAGCGCGAACCCGCCGTCTTCACGCTGCATCTGCAGCAGACGGGAAATACCGATATCAATGGCGGCACGGCGTTTATCGTCCGTATCACCTTTGATGCCAAGCGCCGTAAGCTGCGCCGCGTTGGTGTAGAGCGACGGGAACAGACCGCTGGTGGTCTGCTCCAGACAGCCATACGGATATGCCTGCAGTTCGCGAATATATCGCGCCAGGTTGAGCGGTGGTTTGCCGCTCAGCAGCAGTTGCCCCTGCAGGGTAGCAGGAGAGAAACCGTTACTGTGCTGCGCCGGTGCGGTCCAGGACTCGCCGGGGTTCAGCATGGCACCGGTATTCACCGTCTGCGCCGGGAACGCCGGACGCACGCCGATTTTCCAGCTCTTCTGCTGCGGTGCAAAGGTCTCGTCCGGGAGCTGCAGGCCGGTCACCTGAGCGGTCACCTCGCCATCACCATAACCCTCCAGCGCACGCACCGGAATAAACAGGGTGCTGCGTGCGCCAGGAGACAGCTGAATCGGCTGCGGCTGCCCGCCTTCCAGCGACAGTTTTCCTGTCGCGGTCAGGGCAACGTTCAGCGTTTGCGGCTGGTCGGTGAGGTTGGTGATATCCAGCGTCAGCCGCGAGGTATCCCCGCTTGCCAGGAAGCGCGGCGTATTAAGCTCGGCAATGACCGGCGCGGCCACCACAACCTTGCTTTCACTGCTGCCGAAATCGTCCTCCGTCCAGGCCTGCGCCATCAGACGCAGCTCACCGTTGAAGTCTCCTATGGGCAGCGTAACCGTGCCTTCTCCGTTGGCATCCAGCGTAACCGGCTGTGCCTGCTGGGCAATAATGGTGACGTGGTTTACCGGCGGTTTACCGCCGCGCTTCAGCTCATCACCGTCACCACCAAAACGCAGCGCGGCCAGGCGGCCCTGCCCTTCAATGACCTGGCCGTAAATATCGTAGATATCCGCGCCGTAGCGCTTCTGACCAAAGAAAGCCTGCCACGGATCCGGCGTAACGTAATCGGTAATATTCAACACGCCGCTGTCTACCGCCGAGACCAGGACGTTCACTTTCTGCGGCACCGCACCTTCTTTCACGCTGGCTTTCACCTTCACAGAAAGCGTCTGGTTTGGACGCATCTTCTGTGGGTTATCAAGCGCAATGTTCAGACGGCGATTTTCATCGCCCATCGGCAGATGCAGCAGGCCGACCGCGCGTTTCGGCGTGGCGGATTTGGATTTATCCCCAGGACGTACCACTAGCGTGCTGAGATAAAGATCGTGACGTTTCCAGGCTTTGTCGACCGGGATAGCGAGATCAAGCCCGTTTGCCGGTACGTCGATCTCTTTCCACCACAGCGGCCCTTCGCTGGACTCAATCATCGCATAGCCCTTGCCTGCTGCCGGCGCGGCAATGTGCAGGTTGATGGTATCGCCTGGCTGATAGGCTGGCTTATCCAGCTTCAGCGTCACGCGGTCAGGACGTGCAGCCCCGGTGCCGTCGCTGTTATCCTGCCAGCTGTAGCCTGCCCAGAAGCGCACGCTGCTGACCATCTCATCAGGTGCTTTAACTTCCAGACGATAAGAGCCCCACTCCACCGGGAAGGTGACTTTACCCGTCTCGTCGGCCTTGAGCGTCAGCTCCTGCTCGCCTTCAACCAGATCTTTTTGATCGAACTGAGACTGCCAGCCTTCGCTCTCAGACCAGTTCCAGAAGTAGTCACGGCGCTCGCGGATCAGGCGAACCTGTAAACCGGACACTGCCTTTTTCGCTCCGCTGGCATCGGCGTAAACGATATCGAAGCTGGCATTGCCGTTCTCGTCAACAATCGGCTGGTTGACGGTGGTATCGGTGCGGTAGTCGTAAACGGCTTTACTGGCGAACTGAGGGCGGATACCCGGCAGCTCAGCCGCCGGCCAGATTGCCTGCTCAGCGCGACGCGTCACCGGACGACCGCCGGATTCCAGCAGGCTGGCCTGCAGGATCAGCTGCAGCGGAGAATGCACCTCTTTCCACTGGCTTTCGGTAGAAACCTGCCCACGCCCCTGCTCATCAAGCGTAAGCTGCACTTCATCCAGACTGCGGCTCAGGTTCTCCTCGGCGATATCGCCAAACTGGAAGCCCGGCAGCGCAGCCACCGCGTCACGCAGCGGACGCAGGAAAAGCTGGCCCTGCAGAGAATTACCGTTGGCCGGTGCGCCATACAGGTAATAGCCCACCACGTTAAAGTCGACGTTATCCTGCGGTGAAACCGGCGTTTTTTGTCCGCTCAGGTTGAGCGCCATGCGCTCAGGCATGAAGTCTTCGACGTGGAAATCCCACAGGCGCTGCAGGTTATCGCCCGTGTTGGCGCGGATATGCCACATGCCGGTCTGCGCCCCGCTGTCCAGCGGATAGTTAAAACGATAGAGTCCGTTCTCTGGCTTGACGACAATCGTACGCGCGACCAGTCCATCCGGGCGCAGCACGTCAAGCTTCACGGGCTGATCCGGAAGTGGCTTACCGTCACTGTCGCGCAGTAAGCCGTTGAGGATCACCGTTTCACCCGGGCGGTAGAGATCGCGTGGGCCAAACATAAAGAATTGCTTACTGTAGCCAGGGCTACCGGCAATATCGAACTCTGCCAGATCCAGCGCAGGAAGCTTGAGGTCAAGCAGCGTAGTCTGGCCGTCTTTACTCGCCAGAATCAGCGCGGCCTCTTTGTCGGTCTCAAGCTTAGCGTGGCCATCGCCGTCGCTTTTCGCTTCGGCAAGGGTCTGCCCTTTATCGTTCAGCAGCGTGACGGTCACGCCGGACTGCGCCGCACCGTTTTCCAGACTCTGGGTGAAAATATCCAGGCGGTTATGGTAACGGTGAGCGGACAGGCCAATATCGCTTAAGGTAAAGAGCGTTGCGGCGTTGCTGTAGTTGTAGTGCCCGGCCTGGTTCATGACCGCGATATAAACGCCAGACTGCTGGAGCGGTTTAATATCCTTCAGGGGCAACAGCAATTTTTCGCGCGTATTGCGCGCCGGATTAAGGTCGAATCGACCGGTGTAAACCAGCTCCGCCATCTTCAGCAGGTTATCGGATTCCCAGTTGGTCAGCGAGTTACGGTACTCCCACTGGCTGACAAGGGAGGCCAGCGATTCCGGCTTCACGCGGTAAAAGTTGACATCAACATTGTTGACGTTGAGCGCCATCACCGGCAGACCTTCCACCACTTTGCCCGGCAGCAGCGAGCCGCGGCTGGCAAAACCAACGGTGGGTTCAATGTCCCGGGTGGTCAGGGCTTTTTCATAATCAATGCCAAACGTCGCCTTGTTCAGCGCCTGCAGGTCACGTTCAACGGTGACGACCAGGTTACGGTTAGGTTCCAAGTGGCGCAGTCGAAGCTCTTTCAGGTTAGGCGCAAGTTCCCACGCCCCGTCAACCTTGCCGCTTTTCTTATCCACGACATGCACCGTTTTGGCGAAATCCTGATCGGGATTCAGCGGAACAGAAAAGGTCAGCACCAGCGTGGCGGCACCGTCGAGCTGGACTTCTGAGGTATCCAGCAGGGTCAGCGCTTTTCCCTGACTCTGGGCGGCAAGCTTAGCCAACGTTTCAGCATTGGGCTTTTCTGCAGCTTTCGGTGTTGATGCTGTGGATGCCGCGGGAGCCGCAGCCTGAGATTTATCGTCGCTGTTATCACAGCCGACAAGCGTAAACGTGGTAAGCAGCGCGAGAGAGATCGCGGCTAAGCGAAACGGTTTCATCCTGTGTCCCTGGCCTGAGGGGGCCTGTTGGTCGTCGTCCGGATAAGTATTATCCGCAAGTTTCGTTAATTCAAAAAGGCCAATTTTAAAATGTGGAAAGCGCCTCGCAGAACGGCATCACGTCGCTACACCGTGATGGAACCGCGATCACAGCACATAACGTCACATGTTACCTTTCACGTCATTTGTTTTTAAAACAAGAAGATAGCTGGCTAAGCTCGCCCGAAGACTGCTAGTTTTATGACCATGACGCACCCCGAGTGCGCGGTTCAAAAAGAGAGAAAGCCATGAAACGAGCCGTGAACGCCCTACAAAATTTCGGAAAATCATTGTATGGACCGGTCCTTATCTTACCGATCGTCGGTCTGTTTATCGCCTTTGGTAACGTTCTGGGTAACGGTAATCTCGCTGAATACCTGCCGTTTCTGGGCCATCCGCTGATTCAGCATCTTGGTCAGCTTATCGCGAAATCTGCCGTGTCGGTGCTGGTCAACCTGGCGCTGGTGTTTGCCGTCGGGATCCCGATTGGTCTGGCGACGCGTGATAAAGGCTATGCCGCGCTGATTGGTCTGGTGACCTTTGTGGTGTTCATCAACGCCATGAACGTCACGCTACAGCTGCAGGGCGCGCTGGCGCCAGCGGCCCAGATGAAAGCGGCCGGGCAGACCATGGTACTGGGCGTACAGGTGCTGGAGATGGGCGTTTTTGCCGGGATCCTGACCGGGGCGCTCTCCGGCTATCTGTACAACAAATACTCCGGCGTACAGTTTAACGGCGCGATGGCGATTTACTCTGGCCACTGTTTTGTCGCCATCGTCATGCTTCCCGTCTCCATGCTGCTCGGCGTGGTGATGAGTGAAATATGGCCCTTTGCCCAGCACGGTATTAGCGCCCTGGCGCTGGCCATCAAAGGCTCCGGGCCGCTTGGCGTGGCAATCTACGGTTTCCTGGAACGTATTCTGGTCCCCACCGGCCTGCACCATCTGGTTTATACGCCATTCCTCTATACCGAGCTGGGCGGCACGCAGGAGGTATGCGGCACAACCTATCAGGGCGCGCGCAATATCTACTTCGCCGAAATGGCCTGCCCGGACGTGAAGGAGCTCAGCAGCACCGTGGTGTGGGACGCGCGCGGCATCAGCAAGATGTTCGGCCTGCCTGCCGCAGCCCTGGCGATGTATATGACCGCAAAGCCGGAGCGTAAAGCCATTGCGAAAGCCATTCTGATCCCGGCGGCGCTGACCTCTCTGCTGGTCGGCGTGACCGAGCCGATTGAGTTCTCCTTCCTGTTCGTCGCTCCGCTGCTGTTCGTGGTGCACGCGGTGCTGACCGGCATCGGCATGATGCTGTTCTCGCTGCTGGGCGTTCACGCCATCGGTGCCAACGGGATTATCGACTTCATCCTCTACAACCTGCCGCTCGGCACGGAGAAGTCCAACTGGCCGATGTACATCGTGGTTGGGCTGATCATGTTCGCTCTCTACTTCGTGGTGTTCCGCTTCCTGATCCTGCGCTTCAACATGAAAACGCCGGGCCGTGAGGATGAAGATCAAGAGACGCGCCTCTACAGCAAGCAGGAGTACCAGGCGAAGGGCAATAACGACGGGCTGGGTGAATCCATCGTGGTGGGACTCGGCGGTCGGGAAAACATTGAAGTGGTGGACAACTGCTACACCCGCTTACGCGTCACGGTGAAGGACGTCGCCATTATCGACGAGCCGCGGCTGAAGGCGACCGGCGCGAAAGGGATTATCAAACAAGGTAACAACGTTCAGGTGGTCTACGGGCTGCACGTCAAAAAAATGCGAGAAGCCGTTGAGACGTTTCTCTGAAAGGAGCTAAAGATGTTTACACCCCCATTCATTCTGTCGATTGCCGGCGGCGGCAGCACCTACACGCCGGGTATTGTGAAAAGCCTGATGGTGCGCCTGCAGGATTTCCCGCTGGCCGAAATCCGCCTTTATGACATCGACGAGGCGCGCCAGAACACCATTGCGCCGGTCGTCGAAAAGGTCATCCGCGACCACAGCCAGAGCATCAAGTTCACCGTCACCAGCGACCCGGAAGTGGCCTTCAGCGGCGCGCATTTCGTCTTCGCCCAGATGCGCGTCGGCCAGTATAAGATGCGCGAGCAGGATGAGAAGATCCCGCTGCGTCACGGGGTGGTCGGCCAGGAAACCTGCGGACCCGGCGGGCTGGCCTACGGCCTGCGCACGATCCTGCCGATGGTTGAGCTTATCGATCTGGTGGATCGCTACGCGCACGAAAAAGCCTGGATCGTGAACTACTCCAACCCGGCGGCGATCGTTGCGGAGGGCGTGCGCCGGCTGCGTCCGGATGCGCGGGTGCTGAACATCTGCGATATGCCTGTCGCCGCCATGCGCAATATGGGGGCGATTCTGGGGGTCGATCGCCGCAGGCTGGAGGTGGA from Enterobacter dykesii encodes the following:
- a CDS encoding PTS transporter subunit EIIC, whose protein sequence is MKRAVNALQNFGKSLYGPVLILPIVGLFIAFGNVLGNGNLAEYLPFLGHPLIQHLGQLIAKSAVSVLVNLALVFAVGIPIGLATRDKGYAALIGLVTFVVFINAMNVTLQLQGALAPAAQMKAAGQTMVLGVQVLEMGVFAGILTGALSGYLYNKYSGVQFNGAMAIYSGHCFVAIVMLPVSMLLGVVMSEIWPFAQHGISALALAIKGSGPLGVAIYGFLERILVPTGLHHLVYTPFLYTELGGTQEVCGTTYQGARNIYFAEMACPDVKELSSTVVWDARGISKMFGLPAAALAMYMTAKPERKAIAKAILIPAALTSLLVGVTEPIEFSFLFVAPLLFVVHAVLTGIGMMLFSLLGVHAIGANGIIDFILYNLPLGTEKSNWPMYIVVGLIMFALYFVVFRFLILRFNMKTPGREDEDQETRLYSKQEYQAKGNNDGLGESIVVGLGGRENIEVVDNCYTRLRVTVKDVAIIDEPRLKATGAKGIIKQGNNVQVVYGLHVKKMREAVETFL
- the pbpC gene encoding peptidoglycan glycosyltransferase PbpC (penicillin-binding protein 1C), which codes for MRMARLTRSRWLWLAGALLVLWGLIIVADRLWPLPLKEVNPARVVVDEKGTPLWRFADSDGIWRYPVTIEEVSPRYLEALIQYEDRWFWDHPGVNPLSVLRAAWQDLSSGKVVSGGSTLTMQVARLLDPHPRTFGGKVRQLWRAMQLEWHLSKREILTLYLNRAPFGGTLQGVGAASWTYLGKPPSQLSYSDAALLAVLPQAPSRLRPDRWPERAEAARNKVLDRMATQGVWSAKQVKESREESVWLAPRQMPQLAPLFARMMLGKSRNAKIVTTLDAGLQRQLEELAINWKSRLPARSSLAMIVVDHTDMKVRGWVGSVDINDDTRFSHVDMVNAIRSPGSVLKPFIYGMALDDGLIHPASLLQDVPRKTGDYRPGNFDSGFHGPVSMSEALVRSLNLPAVQVLEAYGPKRFAGMLSNAGLPLILPAGAQPNLSLILGGAGARLADIAAAYSAFARHGKAGRLRLQPGDPLTERPLLSPGSAWIIRRILANEAQPLPDNALPQVAPLAWKTGTSYGYRDAWAIGLNARYVIGIWTGRPDGTPVAGQFGFASAVPLLNQVNNLLQSRSTVDEARLPRDPRPASVGRGVICWPGGQSLPEGSENCRRRLSTWLLEGSEPPTLLLPEQEGIRGIRFPVWLDKTGKRMAADCPDATEKFLDVWPLPLEPWLPATERRAVRVPPSSTTCPPLSQDASAPLILTGVREGAVIKRLPGESRVSLPLQATGNSGERWWFLNGEPLNVKGRVYTLQLDKSGDYQLLVMDETGQVATVNFTLQ
- a CDS encoding alpha-2-macroglobulin family protein, with amino-acid sequence MKPFRLAAISLALLTTFTLVGCDNSDDKSQAAAPAASTASTPKAAEKPNAETLAKLAAQSQGKALTLLDTSEVQLDGAATLVLTFSVPLNPDQDFAKTVHVVDKKSGKVDGAWELAPNLKELRLRHLEPNRNLVVTVERDLQALNKATFGIDYEKALTTRDIEPTVGFASRGSLLPGKVVEGLPVMALNVNNVDVNFYRVKPESLASLVSQWEYRNSLTNWESDNLLKMAELVYTGRFDLNPARNTREKLLLPLKDIKPLQQSGVYIAVMNQAGHYNYSNAATLFTLSDIGLSAHRYHNRLDIFTQSLENGAAQSGVTVTLLNDKGQTLAEAKSDGDGHAKLETDKEAALILASKDGQTTLLDLKLPALDLAEFDIAGSPGYSKQFFMFGPRDLYRPGETVILNGLLRDSDGKPLPDQPVKLDVLRPDGLVARTIVVKPENGLYRFNYPLDSGAQTGMWHIRANTGDNLQRLWDFHVEDFMPERMALNLSGQKTPVSPQDNVDFNVVGYYLYGAPANGNSLQGQLFLRPLRDAVAALPGFQFGDIAEENLSRSLDEVQLTLDEQGRGQVSTESQWKEVHSPLQLILQASLLESGGRPVTRRAEQAIWPAAELPGIRPQFASKAVYDYRTDTTVNQPIVDENGNASFDIVYADASGAKKAVSGLQVRLIRERRDYFWNWSESEGWQSQFDQKDLVEGEQELTLKADETGKVTFPVEWGSYRLEVKAPDEMVSSVRFWAGYSWQDNSDGTGAARPDRVTLKLDKPAYQPGDTINLHIAAPAAGKGYAMIESSEGPLWWKEIDVPANGLDLAIPVDKAWKRHDLYLSTLVVRPGDKSKSATPKRAVGLLHLPMGDENRRLNIALDNPQKMRPNQTLSVKVKASVKEGAVPQKVNVLVSAVDSGVLNITDYVTPDPWQAFFGQKRYGADIYDIYGQVIEGQGRLAALRFGGDGDELKRGGKPPVNHVTIIAQQAQPVTLDANGEGTVTLPIGDFNGELRLMAQAWTEDDFGSSESKVVVAAPVIAELNTPRFLASGDTSRLTLDITNLTDQPQTLNVALTATGKLSLEGGQPQPIQLSPGARSTLFIPVRALEGYGDGEVTAQVTGLQLPDETFAPQQKSWKIGVRPAFPAQTVNTGAMLNPGESWTAPAQHSNGFSPATLQGQLLLSGKPPLNLARYIRELQAYPYGCLEQTTSGLFPSLYTNAAQLTALGIKGDTDDKRRAAIDIGISRLLQMQREDGGFALWDKNGPEEYWLTAYVTDFLIRAGEQGYSVPADAVNNANSRLLRYLQDPGMMSIRYSDDTQASKFAVQAYAALVLARQQKAPLGALREIWDRHAQAASGLPLMQLGMALKLMGDAPRSQQALDLALKTPRNDSKTWMADYGSQLRDNALMLSLLEEYKLLPDAQNTLLNALSEQAFSQRWLSTQESNALFLAGRSLQTLSGAWQAKTSLSEAASGGDKSLVQNVSGDQLGALQVTNTGTTPLWVRLDSTGYPEYAPQPSSNVLQVERHILATDGSSKSLSSLKSGELVLVWLEVKASQNVPDALVVDLLPAGLELENQNLASSSASLQDSGSEVQNLLSQMQQADIQHMEFRDDRFVAAVPVNEGQPVTLVYLARAVTPGTYQVPVPMVESMYVPQWRATGAASGPLIVVP